From the genome of Anopheles moucheti chromosome 3, idAnoMoucSN_F20_07, whole genome shotgun sequence, one region includes:
- the LOC128305304 gene encoding cytochrome P450 4C1-like, which translates to MLNGDTVVLVQLALVVLTLVPFLRWFKKRIQLQNVMDKIPGPKAYPVVGTMHSFIGKKSEEIFYIIDQRTRAYPGIHRIWNGFTPEVRINKAEYVEKLISSSRHIEKSAMYKFLSAWLGQGLLTSKDDRWFQHRRLITPTFHFNILEGFCEVFAEHGAQLVEQLSVQAGSSKQPINVYPFITKAALDIICETAMGVKVHAQTSGMDNPYVAAVYDLSALIQYRVVRPWLHSDFIWNRSRAGQQYHRAVAEVHGYSRKVIRERREELKQRPANEGRAEEWDSGRKRRLAFLDMLLQSNEQSNLLSDDDVREEVDTFMFEGHDTTTAGMCWALFLLALHPEIQHQVQQEIDSIFGESNRAPSMRDLNEMKLLDRCLKETLRLYPSVSFFGRTLSEDITFGAYHVPAGTIVGVHAYHVHRDERFFPDAEKFDPDRFLPEQTEKRHPYAYIPFSAGPRNCIGQKFALLEEKSVVSSILRRFTVRSAKTRAEQLIQHELITRPKDGISLYFEPRSGVNVKQA; encoded by the exons ATGCTCAACGGGGATACGGTTGTGCTCGTGCAGTTGGCACTGGTAGTGCTTACTTTGGTGCCCTTTTTGAGATGGTTCAAGAAAAGAATCCAGCTGCAGAATGTAATGGACAAAATTCCTGGCCCCAAGGCTTACCCGGTGGTCGGTACGATGCACTCCTTTATTGGGAAAAAGTCGGAAG AAATTTTCTATATCATTGATCAACGCACCCGTGCCTACCCGGGAATTCATCGGATTTGGAACGGATTCACACCGGAGGTGCGAATTAACAAGGCGGAGTACGTAGAGAAGCTCATCTCCTCCAGCCGGCACATCGAGAAGTCAGCGATGTATAAATTCCTATCCGCCTGGCTTGGTCAGGGTCTGCTAACCTCAAAAG ATGATCGATGGTTTCAGCACCGACGACTCATAACGCCCACATTCCACTTCAACATACTCGAGGGCTTCTGTGAGGTGTTTGCCGAGCACGGTGCACAGCTGGTGGAGCAGCTGTCGGTACAGGCCGGAAGTAGCAAACAACCGATCAACGTGTACCCGTTCATTACGAAGGCGGCCCTGGATATTATTTGCG AAACGGCGATGGGTGTGAAGGTGCACGCACAGACTAGTGGTATGGATAATCCGTACGTTGCGGCTGTGTACGA CCTGAGCGCACTGATACAGTACCGTGTGGTGAGGCCCTGGCTTCATTCGGACTTTATCTGGAATAGGTCGCGTGCTGGCCAGCAATACCACAGAGCAGTAGCCGAGGTGCACGGATACTCTAGAAAG GTTATACGCGAGCGACGTGAAGAGCTGAAGCAACGTCCGGCGAACGAGGGCAGGGCGGAGGAATGGGACAGTGGCCGGAAGCGACGGCTCGCCTTTCTCGATATGTTGCTGCAGAGCAACGAGCAGAGCAACCTGCTCAGTGACGACGATGTCCGGGAAGAGGTGGACACGTTTATGTTCGAG GGACACGATACGACCACCGCTGGGATGTGTTGGGCGTTGTTTCTGCTCGCACTTCATCCGGAAATTCAGCATCAAGTTCAGCAGGAAATTGATTCGATCTTTGGCGAGTCGAACCGGGCCCCATCGATGCGGGATCTGAACGAGATGAAGCTGCTGGACCGGTGCCTCAAGGAAACGTTACGGCTCTACCCATCCGTGTCCTTTTTTGGCCGTACGCTCAGCGAAGACATTACGTTCGGCGCTTATCACGTCCCGGCCGGCACGATTGTCGGTGTGCATGCGTACCACGTGCATCGGGACGAGCG GTTCTTTCCCGATGCAGAAAAATTCGACCCGGACCGTTTTCTGCCGGAGCAGACGGAAAAACGACACCCGTACGCGTACATTCCGTTCAGTGCCGGGCCACGGAACTGCATCGGACAGAAGTTTGCACTGCTCGAGGAGAAGAGTGTCGTTTCGTCCATACTGCGTCGGTTTACCGTCCGGTCAGCAAAGACACGGGCGGAACAGTTAATACAGCACGAGCTCATCACCCGACCGAAGGATGGAATTTCGTTGTACTTTGAGCCAAGAAGTGGCGTGAATGTCAAGCAGGCTTAG